The following are encoded in a window of Corythoichthys intestinalis isolate RoL2023-P3 chromosome 8, ASM3026506v1, whole genome shotgun sequence genomic DNA:
- the ctnnd1 gene encoding catenin delta-1 isoform X2 gives MEQCASTASLLASVREQERQFEMLSRALEEERRSCAGTLPRPLPNMQNGRLPCDADIERLTLNEGYVNGTHHFRMEPGQVVQETYTVEEPQESNPMVSVETNDDGTTKRTETTVKKVVKTTTTRTVIPSVSDTLSLDGGGSVTGMGAYIPPVDRGYRQAPGVGVPMEYPTKTVPRNYQYGPPAGYDDYRVGPPSETYASLNRGARMDDRYRPVHPDGYRTLDPSYRAPSRGQLDPYAAQPQVGRMGSAVELSSIPRFVPDPYGLEDDRRSMGYDEPDYGMGHPMHYSTVPRNHHGFPQGPPRRTGSYDGTLDGDMSGPGDMYYWGGGPPMAHGERGSMASLDSTLRKGPGPGGWRQPELPEVVAMLNYRLDPVRSNAAAYLQHLTYKNDKVKSEVRRLKGIPALVSMLDNPNKEVHYAACGALKNISYGKDPDNKIAIKNCDGVPALIRLLRKTHDQDLTDLITGTLWNLSSHDSVKMEIVDHALHALSDEVMVPRSGWGRGSNGGGGEENCKPRHLEWETALTNTAGCLRNVSSERSEARRKLRECTGLVDSLMYIVQSQIDCKDVDNKLIENSVCLLRNLSYHVHREIPGCERYQEAAPVNQGPASSSQKGGCFSSRKSKGKKDEDDAAADTIDIPKRTTPAKGYELLFQPEVVRIYTSLLKESKNPTVLEASAGAVQNLCAGRWTYGRYIRAVLRQEKGLPMMTELLAHGNDRVVRAMSGALRNLAIDARNRDLLGKHAVPHLVANLPGGGQSQPVRALSEATVVSVLSTLQEVLGSSLEAAKTLRASQGIERLVLINKDGNRSEREVRGAGLVLQTVWGYKELRRTLEKDGWKKTDFMVNLNPPSNNTRTNGGYEDSTLPLIDRGGKGEREMIPMNDMGPDAYSTLDQQGRRNTLDNTLEPDDKNAVQGVSFGERQASLPLMDSYDEKLIVCITKQHLPTRCPC, from the exons ATGGAGCAGTGTGCGAGTACGGCCTCCCTGCTGGCCTCTGTGCGGGAGCAGGAGAGGCAGTTTGAGATGCTGAGCCGAGCTCTGGAGGAGGAGCGGAGGTCGTGCGCCGGCACTTTGCCCCGCCCTCTTCCCAACATGCAG AACGGCCGTCTTCCTTGTGATGCGGACATAGAGAGGCTGACACTTAACGAGGGTTACGTCAACGGGACACATCAT TTCAGGATGGAGCCTGGTCAGGTGGTGCAAGAGACCTACACGGTGGAAGAGCCCCAGGAATCCAACCCAATGGTTTCTGTGGAGACCAACGATGATGGCACAACAAAACGCACAGAAACAACG GTAAAAAAAGTGGTTAAAACCACCACGACGCGCACAGTTATTCCCTCAGTATCCGACACACTTTCCTTGGATGGTGGGGGCTCAGTGACTGGTATGGGAGCGTACATCCCACCCGTGGACCGGGGGTACAGGCAGGCACCTGGAGTAGGTGTACCCATGGAATACCCTACCAAAACTGTGCCTCGTAACTACCAATATGGACCTCCGGCTGGTTATGACgattaccgtgttggtcctccgtCAGAAACATATGCAAGCCTCAACAGGGGTGCTCGCATGGACGATCGCTATAG ACCAGTCCATCCAGATGGTTATCGAACTCTGGATCCAAGCTACAGAGCACCCAGTAGAGGACAGCTAGACCCTTATGCTGCTCAACCACAG GTTGGACGAATGGGAAGTGCAGTGGAGTTATCCTCAATCCCAAGGTTCGTCCCAGATCCGTATGGACTGGAGGATGATCGGCGAAGCATGGGCTATGATGAGCCTGACTATGGAATGGGACATCCAATGCACTACAGCACTGTGCCCCGCAACCACCATGGTTTTCCCCAAGGCCCACCACGCAGGACTGG GAGTTACGATGGCACTCTAGATGGTGATATGAGTGGTCCAGGAGATATGTACTATTGGGGAGGAGGTCCCCCTATGGCACATGGTGAAAGAGGAAGTATGGCATCTTTGGACAGCACTCTAAGGAAAGGCCCAGGCCCAGGTGGCTGGCGTCAACCAGAGTTGCCAGAGGTTGTTGCCATGCTCAACTACCGGCTGGATCCAGTCAGAAGCAATGCTGCTGCATACTTACAGCATCTCACTTATAAGAATGACAAA GTAAAGTCAGAGGTTCGACGTCTTAAAGGCATTCCAGCGTTGGTATCGATGCTTGACAACCCAAACAAAGAG GTTCACTACGCAGCTTGTGGAGCATTGAAGAACATTTCATATGGCAAAGATCCAGACAACAAAATAGCCATCAAGAACTGTGATGGAGTGCCTGCCTTAATTAGGCTTCtgaggaagacccatgaccaggACCTTACTGACTTAATCACAG GGACACTCTGGAACCTGTCATCTCACGACTCTGTAAAGATGGAGATTGTGGACCACGCGTTACATGCCCTTTCCGATGAAGTGATGGTACCTCGCTCGGGCTGGGGGCGTGGGAGCAATGGTGGTGGAGGGGAGGAAAACTGTAAGCCTCGACACCTGGAGTGGGAGACAGCTCTCACGAACACAGCGGGTTGCCTGAG AAATGTGAGTTCAGAGAGAAGTGAAGCAAGGCGGAAGCTGAGAGAGTGCACAGGATTGGTGGATTCGCTCATGTACATCGTTCAGTCCCAGATTGATTGTAAAGATGTTGACAATAAG CTTATAGAGAACAGTGTGTGTCTGCTGAGGAACCTATCCTATCATGTGCATCGTGAAATCCCTGGGTGTGAGCGGTACCAAGAAGCTGCACCTGTCAACCAGGGCCCAGCCTCGTCTAGCCAGAAGGGTGGCTGTTTCAGCTCGCGCAAGAGTAAAG GAAAAAAAGATGAGGACGATGCAGCTGCAGACACAATAGACATTCCAAAGAGGACCACGCCTGCTAAAG GCTATGAGCTGTTGTTCCAACCAGAGGTGGTCCGCATCTATACCTCTCTGCTCAAGGAGTCGAAGAACCCCACCGTGTTGGAGGCCTCAGCAGGAGCTGTTCAGAATTTGTGTGCTGGACGTTGGACG TATGGCCGTTACATCCGTGCCGTGCTACGTCAAGAGAAGGGTCTGCCCATGATGACTGAACTACTGGCCCACGGCAATGACAGAGTGGTTCGAGCGATGTCGGGAGCACTTCGCAACCTTGCCATTGATGCCCGTAACAGAGATCTATTGG GTAAACACGCAGTGCCTCACCTAGTAGCCAACCTTCCCGGTGGTGGTCAGAGTCAGCCCGTGCGAGCGCTGTCAGAAGCAACAGTAGTGTCAGTGTTGAGCACACTCCAAGAGGTGTTGGGCTCTAGCTTGGAAGCTGCAAAGACTCTCAGAGCCTCACAAGGAATTGAGAGGCTGGTCCTCATTAACAAAGATGG TAATCGTTCAGAGAGGGAAGTGCGTGGGGCTGGGCTCGTATTGCAGACTGTATGGGGCTACAAGGAGCTGCGCCGCACTTTGGAAAAGGATGGATGGAAAAAGACAGATTTCATGGTCAACCTAAACCCTCCCAGCAACAACACTAGGACCAATGGAGGATATGAGGACAGCACGCTGCCGCTTATAGACAGAG GTGGTAAAGGTGAACGTGAAATGATTCCAATGAATGACATGGGCCCAG ATGCCTACTCCACACTGGACCAGCAAGGGAGAAGGAACACTTTGGATAACACACTCGAACCTGATGATAAAAATGCAGTACAG GGAGTGAGTTTTGGGGAGAGGCAGGCTTCCTTGCCTCTAATGGATTCTTATGATG AAAAACTGATTgtgtgcatcacaaaacaacatCTTCCCACCCGCTGCCCCTGTTAA
- the ctnnd1 gene encoding catenin delta-1 isoform X5 — MEPGQVVQETYTVEEPQESNPMVSVETNDDGTTKRTETTVKKVVKTTTTRTVIPSVSDTLSLDGGGSVTGMGAYIPPVDRGYRQAPGVGVPMEYPTKTVPRNYQYGPPAGYDDYRVGPPSETYASLNRGARMDDRYRPVHPDGYRTLDPSYRAPSRGQLDPYAAQPQVGRMGSAVELSSIPRFVPDPYGLEDDRRSMGYDEPDYGMGHPMHYSTVPRNHHGFPQGPPRRTGSYDGTLDGDMSGPGDMYYWGGGPPMAHGERGSMASLDSTLRKGPGPGGWRQPELPEVVAMLNYRLDPVRSNAAAYLQHLTYKNDKVKSEVRRLKGIPALVSMLDNPNKEVHYAACGALKNISYGKDPDNKIAIKNCDGVPALIRLLRKTHDQDLTDLITGTLWNLSSHDSVKMEIVDHALHALSDEVMVPRSGWGRGSNGGGGEENCKPRHLEWETALTNTAGCLRNVSSERSEARRKLRECTGLVDSLMYIVQSQIDCKDVDNKLIENSVCLLRNLSYHVHREIPGCERYQEAAPVNQGPASSSQKGGCFSSRKSKDEWFSRGKKDEDDAAADTIDIPKRTTPAKGYELLFQPEVVRIYTSLLKESKNPTVLEASAGAVQNLCAGRWTYGRYIRAVLRQEKGLPMMTELLAHGNDRVVRAMSGALRNLAIDARNRDLLGKHAVPHLVANLPGGGQSQPVRALSEATVVSVLSTLQEVLGSSLEAAKTLRASQGIERLVLINKDGNRSEREVRGAGLVLQTVWGYKELRRTLEKDGWKKTDFMVNLNPPSNNTRTNGGYEDSTLPLIDRGGKGEREMIPMNDMGPDAYSTLDQQGRRNTLDNTLEPDDKNAVQGVSFGERQASLPLMDSYDEKLIVCITKQHLPTRCPC; from the exons ATGGAGCCTGGTCAGGTGGTGCAAGAGACCTACACGGTGGAAGAGCCCCAGGAATCCAACCCAATGGTTTCTGTGGAGACCAACGATGATGGCACAACAAAACGCACAGAAACAACG GTAAAAAAAGTGGTTAAAACCACCACGACGCGCACAGTTATTCCCTCAGTATCCGACACACTTTCCTTGGATGGTGGGGGCTCAGTGACTGGTATGGGAGCGTACATCCCACCCGTGGACCGGGGGTACAGGCAGGCACCTGGAGTAGGTGTACCCATGGAATACCCTACCAAAACTGTGCCTCGTAACTACCAATATGGACCTCCGGCTGGTTATGACgattaccgtgttggtcctccgtCAGAAACATATGCAAGCCTCAACAGGGGTGCTCGCATGGACGATCGCTATAG ACCAGTCCATCCAGATGGTTATCGAACTCTGGATCCAAGCTACAGAGCACCCAGTAGAGGACAGCTAGACCCTTATGCTGCTCAACCACAG GTTGGACGAATGGGAAGTGCAGTGGAGTTATCCTCAATCCCAAGGTTCGTCCCAGATCCGTATGGACTGGAGGATGATCGGCGAAGCATGGGCTATGATGAGCCTGACTATGGAATGGGACATCCAATGCACTACAGCACTGTGCCCCGCAACCACCATGGTTTTCCCCAAGGCCCACCACGCAGGACTGG GAGTTACGATGGCACTCTAGATGGTGATATGAGTGGTCCAGGAGATATGTACTATTGGGGAGGAGGTCCCCCTATGGCACATGGTGAAAGAGGAAGTATGGCATCTTTGGACAGCACTCTAAGGAAAGGCCCAGGCCCAGGTGGCTGGCGTCAACCAGAGTTGCCAGAGGTTGTTGCCATGCTCAACTACCGGCTGGATCCAGTCAGAAGCAATGCTGCTGCATACTTACAGCATCTCACTTATAAGAATGACAAA GTAAAGTCAGAGGTTCGACGTCTTAAAGGCATTCCAGCGTTGGTATCGATGCTTGACAACCCAAACAAAGAG GTTCACTACGCAGCTTGTGGAGCATTGAAGAACATTTCATATGGCAAAGATCCAGACAACAAAATAGCCATCAAGAACTGTGATGGAGTGCCTGCCTTAATTAGGCTTCtgaggaagacccatgaccaggACCTTACTGACTTAATCACAG GGACACTCTGGAACCTGTCATCTCACGACTCTGTAAAGATGGAGATTGTGGACCACGCGTTACATGCCCTTTCCGATGAAGTGATGGTACCTCGCTCGGGCTGGGGGCGTGGGAGCAATGGTGGTGGAGGGGAGGAAAACTGTAAGCCTCGACACCTGGAGTGGGAGACAGCTCTCACGAACACAGCGGGTTGCCTGAG AAATGTGAGTTCAGAGAGAAGTGAAGCAAGGCGGAAGCTGAGAGAGTGCACAGGATTGGTGGATTCGCTCATGTACATCGTTCAGTCCCAGATTGATTGTAAAGATGTTGACAATAAG CTTATAGAGAACAGTGTGTGTCTGCTGAGGAACCTATCCTATCATGTGCATCGTGAAATCCCTGGGTGTGAGCGGTACCAAGAAGCTGCACCTGTCAACCAGGGCCCAGCCTCGTCTAGCCAGAAGGGTGGCTGTTTCAGCTCGCGCAAGAGTAAAG ATGAGTGGTTTTCCAGAG GAAAAAAAGATGAGGACGATGCAGCTGCAGACACAATAGACATTCCAAAGAGGACCACGCCTGCTAAAG GCTATGAGCTGTTGTTCCAACCAGAGGTGGTCCGCATCTATACCTCTCTGCTCAAGGAGTCGAAGAACCCCACCGTGTTGGAGGCCTCAGCAGGAGCTGTTCAGAATTTGTGTGCTGGACGTTGGACG TATGGCCGTTACATCCGTGCCGTGCTACGTCAAGAGAAGGGTCTGCCCATGATGACTGAACTACTGGCCCACGGCAATGACAGAGTGGTTCGAGCGATGTCGGGAGCACTTCGCAACCTTGCCATTGATGCCCGTAACAGAGATCTATTGG GTAAACACGCAGTGCCTCACCTAGTAGCCAACCTTCCCGGTGGTGGTCAGAGTCAGCCCGTGCGAGCGCTGTCAGAAGCAACAGTAGTGTCAGTGTTGAGCACACTCCAAGAGGTGTTGGGCTCTAGCTTGGAAGCTGCAAAGACTCTCAGAGCCTCACAAGGAATTGAGAGGCTGGTCCTCATTAACAAAGATGG TAATCGTTCAGAGAGGGAAGTGCGTGGGGCTGGGCTCGTATTGCAGACTGTATGGGGCTACAAGGAGCTGCGCCGCACTTTGGAAAAGGATGGATGGAAAAAGACAGATTTCATGGTCAACCTAAACCCTCCCAGCAACAACACTAGGACCAATGGAGGATATGAGGACAGCACGCTGCCGCTTATAGACAGAG GTGGTAAAGGTGAACGTGAAATGATTCCAATGAATGACATGGGCCCAG ATGCCTACTCCACACTGGACCAGCAAGGGAGAAGGAACACTTTGGATAACACACTCGAACCTGATGATAAAAATGCAGTACAG GGAGTGAGTTTTGGGGAGAGGCAGGCTTCCTTGCCTCTAATGGATTCTTATGATG AAAAACTGATTgtgtgcatcacaaaacaacatCTTCCCACCCGCTGCCCCTGTTAA